One genomic region from Rhizobiaceae bacterium encodes:
- a CDS encoding UvrD-helicase domain-containing protein: MIRLADDAARLRALTEFAATLLVEAAAGTGKTALMAGRVTMLLASGAHPRSIAAITFTELAASALGARVHRYVHELLAGRVPKPLRIALPDGLTDAQRRALTTAASQLDELTATTIHAFCQVIICSYAVEADIDPGARILDATQAEAAFNSAFEQWFRQRLSGSARADDPIAALSRFDPHHVADTLQDLARFRLQHRGARAPAADLSGRPDIDLVEAVADFRRWLSAQPVERKTLEQVGHLETLAGHFAGSFETPPGFDTLWRLAHPERLPCMRRHTFDLLTPRTKTAWDRVAGKDRGAALNEAAGQHFARVDHCYRVILGRIATALVEKLSDALDEVLAEYADFKRAAAVLDFDDLLERARALVREHDAVRRALGQRYQHIFVDEFQDTDPIQAEILFRIAAEDSAPRWQDSALREGGLFMVGDPKQSIYRFRGADVGSYAEARGAIVRRWPDNIVQITANFRSRPAILTHINSCFAAPLSGRNQPGYVALTPTLDPPGHDLPCVAKIAMELPPNARSSEIRGAEAEAVAEVCARLIGTVDVRDDDGELAPLTPGGIALLAPTGAELWRYERALEARGLPIASQAGKGLFRRQEVQDLLALARVLADGGDTLAFGALMRGPLVGLTEEELLDITAALPSPADRPKAMPRFSVRTPADQVRHPTASEVLSILQNLRRRARATTPALLLAEAVERLSARPILSAREGDRSGRPAANVEAVLERARPYGVRGLKHFVRDLNRDWRLGASCSEGRVDAEGDAIEIITIHSAKGLEWPVVIPINAATMLRSRERFVHKVDDDTLHWVIGDVVPPELLAALRADDESLKRERERLWYVACTRARELLIVPELPPAEQNSWARVVDLAHRALPELEVSHMAPAPPSIVADPPNAQTADVFAAERAAVDAAAVPLNWIRPSDHDPDRLPVTEAIALEVGEAPEADVPVGAGRVRGLLLHKLMEEVLTGELRQNVAGFVTRARALLAELVLDPTDEAMLPDPEEIGRTAWRTLQLPEIVALRDRLIPEWPVYGLLADRTELRALAGRIDAIAFADDAAEVVVDWKSDVDPTEADMRLHAGQLEDYLRATGARRGAVVYMTPGTIRWVAAQ; the protein is encoded by the coding sequence ATGATCCGGCTGGCCGATGACGCTGCACGGCTGAGAGCGCTGACCGAGTTCGCCGCGACGCTGTTGGTTGAAGCTGCGGCCGGTACGGGCAAGACGGCGCTCATGGCAGGGCGCGTGACGATGCTGCTGGCCAGTGGCGCTCACCCGCGATCGATTGCGGCGATCACTTTCACCGAGCTTGCGGCCAGCGCGCTGGGCGCTCGCGTCCACCGTTACGTCCACGAATTGCTCGCGGGGCGGGTTCCCAAGCCGTTGCGGATAGCCTTGCCGGACGGCCTGACGGACGCGCAACGCCGTGCGCTGACGACGGCCGCGAGCCAGCTCGACGAGCTGACGGCCACGACGATCCACGCCTTCTGCCAGGTCATCATCTGCAGCTACGCGGTTGAGGCCGACATCGACCCGGGCGCACGCATCCTCGACGCGACCCAGGCCGAGGCCGCCTTCAATTCTGCGTTCGAGCAGTGGTTCCGGCAGCGGCTGAGCGGATCTGCCCGAGCCGATGATCCCATCGCCGCCCTGTCGCGCTTCGACCCGCATCATGTCGCCGACACCCTGCAAGACCTGGCGCGTTTTCGCCTGCAGCATCGCGGGGCGCGTGCGCCGGCCGCCGATCTGAGTGGCCGGCCCGACATTGATCTCGTCGAGGCGGTCGCCGACTTCCGCCGCTGGCTGTCTGCGCAACCGGTGGAGCGCAAGACGCTCGAGCAGGTCGGGCATCTGGAGACGCTCGCAGGTCACTTCGCCGGAAGCTTCGAAACCCCGCCGGGCTTCGACACACTCTGGCGGCTTGCCCATCCCGAACGCCTGCCCTGCATGCGGCGGCACACGTTCGACCTGTTGACCCCGAGGACCAAGACCGCTTGGGACCGCGTCGCCGGCAAGGATCGCGGCGCAGCGCTCAACGAGGCCGCCGGCCAGCATTTCGCGCGGGTGGATCACTGCTACCGGGTGATCCTCGGCCGGATCGCGACCGCGCTGGTCGAGAAGCTGTCCGACGCGCTCGATGAGGTGCTCGCCGAATACGCCGACTTCAAGCGCGCCGCCGCAGTGCTCGACTTCGACGACCTGCTGGAGCGGGCGCGCGCTCTCGTGCGCGAGCACGACGCTGTGCGCCGCGCGCTCGGGCAGCGTTATCAGCACATCTTCGTCGATGAATTCCAGGACACCGATCCGATTCAGGCCGAGATCCTGTTCCGAATTGCGGCCGAGGACAGCGCGCCACGCTGGCAGGACAGCGCCTTGCGTGAAGGCGGCCTCTTCATGGTCGGCGACCCCAAACAGTCGATCTACCGCTTTCGCGGTGCCGATGTCGGCTCCTACGCCGAGGCGCGCGGCGCCATCGTCCGGCGCTGGCCTGACAACATCGTCCAGATCACCGCAAACTTCCGGTCGCGGCCCGCCATCCTGACCCACATCAACAGCTGCTTCGCCGCGCCGCTCTCGGGGCGGAACCAGCCGGGCTATGTGGCGCTCACGCCGACCCTGGATCCGCCAGGCCACGATCTGCCTTGCGTGGCCAAGATTGCGATGGAGCTGCCGCCCAACGCACGTTCGTCGGAAATTCGCGGCGCCGAGGCCGAGGCGGTCGCCGAGGTCTGCGCACGCCTGATCGGCACCGTCGACGTCCGCGACGACGACGGTGAGCTCGCGCCGCTCACCCCTGGCGGCATCGCGCTCTTGGCGCCAACCGGCGCGGAGCTGTGGCGCTATGAACGCGCGCTGGAAGCCCGCGGACTGCCGATCGCCTCCCAGGCCGGCAAAGGGCTCTTCCGCCGCCAGGAGGTGCAGGATCTGCTGGCGCTCGCGCGCGTGCTCGCCGATGGCGGCGACACGCTCGCGTTCGGCGCCTTGATGCGTGGACCACTGGTCGGCCTGACGGAGGAGGAGCTGCTTGATATCACCGCGGCGCTCCCCTCGCCGGCGGACCGGCCCAAGGCCATGCCGCGGTTCTCGGTGAGGACGCCGGCCGATCAGGTCAGGCATCCGACCGCAAGCGAGGTGCTGTCGATCCTGCAGAACCTGCGACGCCGCGCCCGCGCGACCACGCCGGCGCTGTTGCTGGCCGAGGCCGTCGAGCGTCTGTCGGCGCGGCCGATCCTGAGCGCGCGCGAAGGCGATCGCAGCGGCCGGCCCGCCGCCAACGTCGAGGCGGTGCTCGAGCGGGCGAGGCCTTACGGCGTGAGAGGCCTGAAGCACTTCGTTCGCGACCTCAACCGCGACTGGCGCCTAGGCGCGTCGTGTAGCGAAGGCCGGGTGGACGCCGAAGGCGACGCCATCGAGATCATCACGATTCACAGCGCCAAGGGCCTCGAGTGGCCGGTGGTGATTCCGATAAACGCCGCGACGATGCTGCGTTCGCGCGAGCGGTTCGTGCATAAGGTCGACGATGACACCCTGCACTGGGTGATCGGCGACGTCGTGCCGCCTGAGCTGCTGGCCGCGCTTAGGGCCGACGACGAGAGCCTGAAGCGCGAGAGGGAACGGCTGTGGTACGTTGCCTGCACGCGCGCCCGCGAGCTGCTGATCGTGCCGGAGCTCCCGCCGGCTGAGCAGAATTCGTGGGCGCGGGTGGTGGACCTTGCCCATCGGGCGCTTCCGGAACTCGAGGTCTCGCACATGGCGCCGGCGCCGCCGTCGATCGTCGCCGACCCGCCGAATGCCCAGACCGCCGACGTGTTCGCCGCCGAGCGCGCCGCAGTCGACGCCGCCGCCGTTCCGCTGAACTGGATTCGACCGAGCGATCATGATCCCGATCGCCTGCCGGTGACCGAAGCCATAGCCCTGGAAGTCGGTGAGGCGCCGGAGGCTGACGTACCTGTCGGGGCAGGCCGGGTGCGGGGCCTGCTGCTGCACAAGCTGATGGAAGAGGTGCTGACCGGGGAGCTCCGCCAGAACGTGGCGGGGTTCGTCACCCGCGCCCGCGCGCTCCTGGCCGAGCTGGTGCTCGACCCGACCGACGAAGCCATGTTGCCGGATCCGGAAGAGATCGGCAGGACGGCCTGGCGCACGCTGCAGCTGCCGGAGATCGTGGCGCTGCGTGATCGGCTCATTCCGGAGTGGCCGGTCTATGGTCTGCTTGCCGACCGTACGGAGCTAAGGGCGCTTGCCGGGCGCATCGACGCCATCGCCTTTGCGGACGACGCGGCTGAGGTGGTCGTCGACTGGAAAAGCGACGTCGACCCCACTGAGGCGGATATGCGCCTCCATGCCGGCCAGCTCGAGGACTACCTGCGCGCCACCGGCGCGAGGCGAGGCGCGGTCGTCTACATGACCCCGGGAACGATTCGCTGGGTCGCGGCGCAGTGA
- a CDS encoding XRE family transcriptional regulator, producing MANVKTKSSRRVPKRSTGRSPKSMLTTAFITKAGAALPKGAAGFTFRAPRNIVEVISAKPAKVEALLAGYGKAMAESQAAGRTVSFRVEVDPTGDTAVSQLEEPTTDTADDLAAALDEARARGKVRAATILAGDDMLSADQFAALLGISRMTVNTKRQSHQVLGLDGAKRGFRFPVWQVGEDGKPFAALPRLFERLGGGPWSVYRFLVQSHPELDGMTGREAMRRGKVDEALAVADSIADGAFV from the coding sequence ATGGCCAACGTCAAAACGAAATCAAGCCGGCGCGTCCCCAAACGGTCCACGGGACGTTCTCCGAAGTCGATGCTCACGACCGCATTCATCACGAAAGCGGGCGCGGCGCTGCCTAAGGGGGCGGCCGGGTTCACTTTCCGCGCGCCACGCAACATTGTCGAGGTCATCTCGGCAAAGCCGGCCAAGGTGGAGGCGCTATTGGCTGGCTATGGCAAGGCAATGGCAGAAAGCCAAGCGGCCGGCCGGACGGTGAGTTTCCGTGTTGAGGTTGACCCGACAGGAGATACTGCTGTCTCTCAGTTAGAGGAACCGACGACAGATACTGCTGACGATTTGGCTGCAGCGCTCGATGAGGCGCGTGCGCGCGGCAAGGTGCGTGCTGCGACAATCCTCGCCGGTGACGACATGCTGAGCGCAGATCAATTCGCCGCTTTGCTGGGTATTAGCCGAATGACGGTCAACACCAAGCGGCAAAGCCACCAGGTGTTGGGTCTAGATGGCGCCAAGCGCGGATTTCGTTTTCCTGTCTGGCAGGTCGGTGAGGACGGAAAGCCGTTCGCGGCGCTCCCTCGTCTTTTCGAGCGGCTCGGCGGCGGCCCGTGGTCGGTGTATCGTTTTCTTGTCCAGTCCCATCCTGAACTCGATGGCATGACTGGCCGCGAAGCGATGCGGCGCGGCAAAGTGGATGAGGCGCTTGCGGTTGCCGACAGCATTGCCGACGGCGCGTTCGTCTGA
- a CDS encoding RES family NAD+ phosphorylase, with protein sequence MPGLSPPSRFATIALDSATVDAGARFGRIFFTRFKDPLGFGKSLTRFGDPRRRVPANRFGVLYLGSSLQVCFVEAVMRDQGDGRIDDLLLDERDLAIRSYATIEVTAALSLVDLRGDGPLRMGIPSDVVRGSKQSLARRWSLAIHEHPAKPDGIIYPSRLNGETNLAVYDRAILKLRAVAHGELLKEIGLAAVLRDLKVGFQ encoded by the coding sequence GTGCCGGGGCTAAGTCCTCCATCACGGTTCGCGACCATCGCGCTTGACAGCGCGACAGTCGACGCTGGTGCCCGATTTGGGCGCATCTTCTTTACCCGCTTCAAGGATCCGCTAGGCTTCGGCAAGAGCCTGACCCGTTTCGGCGATCCTCGCCGCCGTGTGCCCGCCAATCGCTTCGGTGTCCTCTATCTCGGCAGCAGCTTGCAGGTGTGTTTCGTAGAAGCCGTGATGCGCGATCAGGGCGATGGTCGCATCGACGATCTGCTCCTCGATGAACGGGACCTAGCCATACGCAGCTATGCCACAATCGAGGTGACGGCGGCGCTATCACTCGTCGATTTACGCGGTGACGGACCGTTGCGGATGGGAATTCCCAGTGATGTCGTCCGCGGTTCGAAGCAGAGCTTGGCGCGCCGGTGGTCGCTGGCAATTCACGAGCACCCAGCCAAGCCGGATGGAATTATCTATCCCTCGCGCCTCAACGGTGAGACAAATCTGGCAGTCTACGATCGGGCAATTCTGAAGCTGCGAGCAGTGGCACACGGGGAGCTTCTCAAAGAGATCGGGCTCGCCGCGGTACTGCGTGACTTGAAGGTGGGATTCCAATGA
- a CDS encoding cold shock domain-containing protein has protein sequence MSDPVDAEVLWFNASKGFGFVKLPNGTEVYLPLRALEAAGSRGVSEGTHLKVAVG, from the coding sequence ATGTCAGACCCTGTCGACGCCGAGGTGCTATGGTTCAACGCCAGCAAGGGTTTCGGCTTCGTAAAACTGCCTAACGGCACGGAGGTCTATCTGCCACTGCGCGCACTGGAGGCAGCCGGAAGCCGCGGCGTTTCCGAAGGGACGCACCTCAAGGTTGCGGTGGGATAA
- a CDS encoding cold-shock protein, with translation MAGPGPEIEGTVKWYNSEKGFGFVAPDIGEKDVFVHASVLTRSGLSVLMEGQRVVFQSGHGKKGREVRTIRLAYTPAAEQ, from the coding sequence ATGGCCGGTCCCGGGCCTGAGATCGAAGGCACCGTCAAATGGTACAATTCAGAAAAGGGCTTCGGCTTCGTTGCTCCCGATATCGGTGAAAAGGACGTGTTTGTCCATGCCAGCGTGCTGACTCGGTCAGGTCTTAGCGTGCTGATGGAGGGGCAGCGGGTCGTTTTCCAGTCCGGGCACGGCAAGAAGGGCAGGGAAGTGCGGACCATTCGCCTGGCCTATACGCCAGCCGCCGAACAATGA
- a CDS encoding DUF1173 domain-containing protein, with translation MRRFKLAEQVIDETAPDLQVALADAYRKRIRPLCLCKEGGLSMYIAQVGEQYIVKRMPMSGGGHDPACPSYEPPDELSGLGVLMGSAIQVDPESGMSALKVAFSLTKIGTRAAPGVGTSATDTIAGDAKKLSLRSLLHYLWHQAELTAWTSRWAGKRHWWNIRWHLIEAAGQMMVKGGMLNEILFVPEPFRAVDKAAIEQRRTAALVPALPPKSGPRKLMILVGEAKDFAPTRSGHRLIAKHMPDFPFLLDERLYLRLKSRFENELALWDADEASHLMAIATFGLTPAGLAVVEDMALMVVAENWVPYESAYEKRLVDTLAKLRDRSVKGLRYNLSAETPTAAAMVQRQSQPIALYVVPPSADKAYEEALEELITSRPEIGAWIWRTADGEMPPLPFR, from the coding sequence ATGCGACGATTCAAACTTGCTGAGCAGGTGATCGATGAGACGGCGCCGGATCTGCAGGTCGCGTTAGCCGACGCCTACCGTAAGCGGATTCGACCGCTCTGCCTTTGCAAGGAAGGCGGGCTTTCGATGTACATCGCCCAGGTCGGCGAGCAGTACATCGTCAAGCGCATGCCAATGTCAGGTGGCGGACACGATCCGGCGTGCCCATCCTACGAGCCGCCAGATGAACTGTCCGGTCTCGGCGTGTTGATGGGCAGTGCGATCCAGGTCGATCCCGAGAGCGGGATGTCCGCGCTGAAAGTCGCCTTCAGTCTGACAAAAATCGGCACCCGGGCTGCGCCAGGCGTCGGAACAAGCGCGACCGACACCATCGCTGGCGACGCAAAGAAGCTCTCGTTGCGCAGCTTGCTCCATTATCTCTGGCACCAGGCCGAGCTCACTGCCTGGACATCGCGATGGGCTGGCAAGCGTCACTGGTGGAATATCCGCTGGCACCTGATCGAGGCCGCGGGCCAGATGATGGTGAAAGGCGGAATGCTCAACGAGATACTCTTCGTGCCTGAACCATTCCGGGCGGTGGACAAGGCCGCGATCGAGCAGCGCCGGACCGCGGCGCTGGTACCGGCACTCCCGCCGAAGAGCGGACCGCGCAAATTGATGATCCTGGTGGGTGAGGCCAAGGATTTTGCTCCGACGCGCAGCGGCCACCGCTTGATCGCCAAGCACATGCCGGACTTTCCGTTCCTGCTGGACGAAAGGCTGTACCTGCGTCTGAAGAGTCGCTTCGAGAACGAGTTGGCACTGTGGGACGCGGACGAGGCTTCTCACCTGATGGCGATCGCGACGTTCGGCCTCACGCCGGCCGGCCTTGCGGTCGTTGAGGACATGGCGCTGATGGTCGTCGCCGAAAACTGGGTGCCCTACGAATCCGCATACGAAAAGAGGCTGGTCGACACACTGGCCAAGTTGCGTGACCGCAGTGTCAAAGGGTTGCGCTACAATTTGTCGGCAGAAACGCCAACCGCGGCGGCAATGGTGCAGCGTCAATCGCAGCCGATCGCGCTTTATGTCGTTCCGCCTTCGGCGGACAAAGCGTACGAAGAGGCGCTGGAAGAGCTGATCACCTCACGGCCGGAAATCGGCGCCTGGATCTGGCGCACGGCGGATGGTGAGATGCCTCCTCTGCCATTCCGGTGA
- a CDS encoding DUF932 domain-containing protein: MTHMEIQVPSRTTPNGYKVDVSRGQRIGRVSSEWFNRPDDERYLSLTDLNNAVRRRSERSKTRIVESEAIRVETSRDNPERLTLMLPDAHAPVAPTHWSFGQLANLVGAPATYLRQLPAALAGINLQYGLSTHRAEQMKTLEIENGRLELRAVTGPDYGRIFDHELVEAVQKIAGNGTGDTRWKVPGVLDWSTSIYNPNIDISKDTTTLYASDRDIFVFLVDDLNPIEAGRLPNGEPDLYFRGFYAWNSEVGSKTLGIASFYLRAVCCNRNLWGVEDFQEITIRHSKYAASRFALEAEPALIQFAESSPMPFVNGIKAARERVVARDDDDRTTFLRKRGFSKGETTKIIDAVLTDEGHPPASVFDFVQGITRVARDKQHQDVRLEMEGKAKKLLDLVH, from the coding sequence ATGACCCATATGGAAATTCAGGTGCCGTCGCGCACGACGCCCAACGGCTACAAGGTCGATGTCAGCCGTGGCCAGCGCATCGGCCGCGTGTCGTCGGAATGGTTCAACCGGCCGGACGACGAACGCTACCTTTCCCTCACCGACCTCAACAATGCGGTGAGGCGGCGGTCCGAACGCAGCAAGACCCGGATCGTGGAAAGCGAGGCGATCCGAGTGGAAACGTCTCGCGACAATCCCGAGCGGCTGACGCTCATGCTGCCGGATGCCCACGCACCGGTCGCGCCGACACACTGGAGTTTTGGTCAACTCGCCAACCTGGTCGGCGCACCCGCGACCTACCTGCGACAGCTGCCGGCCGCGCTCGCCGGCATCAATCTGCAATACGGCCTTTCCACGCACCGCGCCGAGCAAATGAAGACACTCGAGATCGAGAACGGCCGCCTCGAGCTCAGGGCGGTCACGGGGCCGGACTACGGCAGGATTTTCGATCACGAGCTCGTCGAAGCGGTGCAGAAGATCGCCGGCAACGGCACCGGCGACACACGCTGGAAGGTACCCGGCGTGCTCGACTGGTCGACCAGCATTTACAACCCCAATATCGACATTTCGAAAGATACGACGACGCTTTACGCTTCGGACCGCGACATCTTTGTCTTCCTGGTCGACGATCTCAACCCGATCGAAGCGGGGCGACTGCCGAATGGTGAACCGGATCTCTACTTCCGCGGATTTTACGCGTGGAACAGCGAGGTCGGCTCGAAAACCCTTGGAATTGCAAGCTTTTACCTGCGTGCCGTCTGTTGCAATAGAAATTTATGGGGGGTCGAGGATTTTCAGGAAATCACCATTCGCCACTCCAAATATGCCGCCTCACGCTTTGCTCTCGAAGCCGAGCCAGCACTGATCCAGTTCGCGGAATCCTCGCCCATGCCCTTCGTCAACGGCATCAAGGCAGCGCGCGAGCGCGTCGTCGCCCGTGACGACGACGATCGAACAACATTCCTGCGCAAGCGCGGCTTCTCGAAGGGCGAAACCACGAAGATCATCGACGCCGTACTCACCGACGAGGGCCATCCCCCGGCATCGGTTTTCGATTTCGTGCAGGGCATCACGCGTGTCGCGCGCGACAAGCAGCACCAGGACGTAAGGCTGGAGATGGAAGGCAAGGCGAAGAAGCTCCTCGACCTCGTCCATTGA
- a CDS encoding ParB/RepB/Spo0J family partition protein, translating to MAKSAIQKIAMNPSENIAYDKLVLSQENVRRVKDGVTIEHLAEDIGQRKLLQSLNVRPVLDGNGEETGTFEVPAGGRRYLALGILVKQKRLAKNEPIPCIVNRSGSTSAQEDSLAENVHRENLHPLDQFRAFKALKEQGLDVEEIAARFFVSAATVKQRLRLASVSPKLLELYEKDEIRLEQIMAFSISDDHARQEQVWERITNNPHMQEPYYIRRLLTETTVRADDRRAVYVGAEAYEAAGGVILRDLFEQDSGGWFQDAALLEQLVFDKLKVDAEAVRADGWKWVEAAISFPYGHTSGMRRVYAEPAEMSAEEIARYDAVKAEYDALDAKYAEMEDADQEIEDKLDQLGAELDAFGDRPHVYDPAQKAIAGAFVTLGANGQLQIDAGFVRPEDEPRDETDEDDEDATGEDRESSEADDDGANRVVVNGRPVNGASDTAEELEDDGIKPLPERLVFDLTAQKTLALRNALASDVDIAFVTVLHALVLQVFYRFAKDSCLEISLTSNSFGQVQGLAETIWAKEIAERHEAWDRDMPDSHKLWDFVLGLDEASRKALFAHCASLSLNAVVEPWNRRTGALAHADALAATLGFDMVEAGWSPTVDNYLGRVTKARIVQAVREARGEDSAQLIDHMKKDLMAREAARLLEGSNWLPEPLRLDGDDAVADAVGTATDDVTDETTLDDDAAELPAFLADDADPSADESAIGVGAETDHLQAAE from the coding sequence ATGGCAAAAAGCGCCATTCAGAAGATCGCAATGAACCCGTCTGAGAACATCGCCTACGACAAGCTCGTGCTGTCGCAGGAAAACGTCCGCCGGGTAAAGGACGGCGTCACCATCGAGCATCTCGCCGAGGACATCGGTCAGCGGAAGCTCCTGCAGAGCCTGAACGTCCGTCCGGTGCTCGACGGAAACGGCGAGGAGACCGGCACCTTCGAAGTGCCCGCCGGCGGCCGTCGCTATCTCGCGCTCGGCATTCTCGTCAAGCAGAAGCGCCTGGCGAAGAACGAACCGATCCCCTGCATCGTCAACCGCAGCGGATCGACCTCGGCTCAAGAGGACTCGCTTGCCGAGAACGTGCATCGCGAGAACCTGCATCCGCTCGACCAGTTCCGCGCATTCAAGGCACTGAAGGAACAAGGCCTTGACGTCGAGGAGATCGCCGCCCGCTTCTTCGTGTCGGCGGCGACCGTCAAGCAGCGGCTGAGGCTCGCATCGGTCTCGCCAAAGCTGCTCGAGCTCTACGAAAAGGATGAAATCCGTCTCGAGCAGATTATGGCGTTTTCAATCTCGGATGACCATGCGCGCCAGGAGCAGGTCTGGGAGCGCATCACCAACAACCCGCACATGCAGGAACCTTATTACATCAGGCGCCTGCTGACAGAGACGACCGTTCGTGCCGACGACCGCCGCGCGGTCTATGTCGGCGCCGAAGCCTATGAAGCCGCCGGCGGGGTCATCCTGCGCGACCTGTTCGAGCAGGATTCCGGCGGCTGGTTCCAGGATGCGGCGCTTCTCGAACAGCTGGTCTTCGACAAGCTCAAGGTTGATGCCGAGGCCGTTCGCGCCGACGGCTGGAAATGGGTCGAGGCGGCGATCAGCTTCCCTTATGGCCACACCTCTGGCATGCGGCGCGTCTATGCCGAACCGGCGGAGATGAGCGCCGAGGAGATCGCTCGCTACGACGCGGTGAAGGCCGAGTATGATGCGCTCGACGCCAAATATGCCGAGATGGAAGATGCCGACCAGGAGATCGAGGACAAGCTCGATCAGCTCGGCGCCGAACTCGATGCTTTCGGCGATCGGCCTCATGTCTACGACCCGGCGCAGAAGGCCATCGCCGGAGCATTCGTCACGCTCGGCGCCAACGGCCAGCTGCAAATCGACGCCGGCTTCGTCCGTCCCGAGGACGAGCCCCGGGACGAGACGGACGAGGATGACGAGGATGCCACCGGCGAGGATCGCGAATCGTCGGAGGCAGACGATGATGGTGCCAATCGCGTCGTCGTCAACGGCAGGCCCGTGAACGGCGCATCCGATACGGCCGAAGAGCTCGAGGATGACGGTATCAAACCGTTGCCCGAACGGCTCGTCTTCGACCTCACCGCGCAGAAGACGCTTGCGCTGCGCAACGCGCTGGCCAGTGACGTCGACATCGCCTTCGTCACGGTTCTCCATGCCCTCGTTCTGCAGGTGTTCTACCGCTTCGCCAAGGACAGCTGCCTGGAGATCAGCCTGACGAGCAACAGCTTCGGCCAGGTCCAGGGCCTCGCCGAAACCATCTGGGCGAAGGAGATCGCCGAACGTCACGAGGCCTGGGACCGGGATATGCCGGACAGCCACAAGCTGTGGGACTTCGTGCTCGGTCTCGACGAAGCGAGCCGCAAGGCGCTGTTCGCGCACTGCGCGTCGCTCTCGCTCAACGCCGTCGTCGAGCCCTGGAACAGGCGCACTGGCGCGCTTGCCCATGCCGACGCACTCGCCGCCACGCTGGGCTTCGACATGGTCGAGGCTGGTTGGTCGCCCACGGTGGACAACTATCTCGGCCGCGTCACCAAGGCCAGGATCGTTCAGGCGGTGCGCGAGGCTCGTGGCGAGGATTCCGCGCAGCTGATCGACCACATGAAGAAGGACTTGATGGCACGTGAGGCCGCGCGTCTTCTCGAAGGGTCGAACTGGCTGCCCGAGCCGCTGCGCCTCGATGGCGACGACGCGGTTGCCGATGCGGTCGGGACCGCCACCGACGATGTGACGGATGAGACGACTCTCGACGACGATGCCGCCGAGCTGCCCGCCTTTCTCGCTGACGATGCGGATCCATCAGCCGATGAGTCCGCGATCGGCGTCGGAGCCGAGACCGACCACCTCCAGGCTGCCGAGTAG
- a CDS encoding DUF1419 domain-containing protein: protein MSTHPPFRKVFEGVATRAQMFALFNRHRDTPGVDPLSGKPYAGQWFEISASEYRFMLDLLPPLFQRTGMFGMSEYKAGNVTSVFFAIRIRGRERWFHGFCDLSDKRSPDAMRAAIIAHETGAVDSMTREEKLEAIWSATHADFKGGAGEADPNAWPPEHHGKRTILVNAGEQGTVLKLLEALSDEEIDSRISALRARRTRRVGGKDADPS from the coding sequence ATGTCCACCCATCCGCCGTTCCGCAAGGTGTTCGAGGGCGTCGCGACGCGCGCGCAGATGTTCGCGCTCTTCAATCGCCACAGAGATACGCCCGGTGTCGATCCCTTGTCCGGCAAGCCTTACGCGGGCCAATGGTTCGAGATCTCGGCCAGCGAGTACCGCTTCATGCTCGATCTGTTGCCGCCGTTGTTCCAGAGAACCGGCATGTTCGGCATGTCCGAATACAAGGCAGGCAATGTAACCAGCGTATTCTTCGCGATCAGGATCCGCGGTCGCGAACGCTGGTTCCACGGATTCTGCGACCTCTCCGACAAACGCAGTCCCGACGCCATGCGCGCGGCGATCATCGCCCATGAGACGGGCGCCGTCGACAGCATGACGCGTGAGGAAAAACTCGAGGCGATCTGGTCCGCGACGCATGCGGACTTCAAGGGCGGCGCCGGCGAGGCCGATCCTAACGCCTGGCCGCCGGAGCATCACGGCAAGCGGACCATCCTGGTCAACGCCGGCGAGCAGGGGACCGTCCTCAAGCTCCTGGAGGCTCTGTCCGACGAAGAAATCGACAGTCGCATATCGGCACTCCGCGCACGGCGCACGAGGAGGGTGGGAGGCAAGGATGCGGACCCATCGTAA